The region AGGCCGTGGAAGGGGTGGGCCTTTTTTATCCCCCGGATCCGGGCAGCGCCGCCGTGGCCACCATGGGTGGGGCCGTGGCCATGAACGCCGGGGGGATGCGGGGGGTCAAGTACGGGGTCACCCGGGACTATCTTTTGGGTCTGGAGATGGTCCTGCCCAGCGGCGAAGTCATGACGACCGGAACCGTGACGGCCAAGGATGTCACCGGCTATGATCTGACCCGCCTGATTTGCGGTTCCGAAGGGACCCTGGCCCTGGTAACCCGGATAACTGTCCGCCTCCTTCCCAGGCCAAAAGCCAAGCGGACCCTGCAAGCGGTATACGACAGCATCGATAGGGCCGGGGACACCGTTTCCAGGATCATCGAAGCCGGGATCATCCCGGCGACCCTGGAACTGATGGATCGGATGGTCATCAAGGCCCTGGAGGAATCGGCCCATCTGGGGCTGCCCCTGGATGCCGAGGCCATCTTGTTGATCGATGTGGACGGCGATCCGGAAACCGTGGAGAGACAGGCCGCCCTGGTGGCCGAGTTCTGTAAGAGCCAGGGAGCCCGGGAGGTGCGGGTCTCCTCTTCTGAAAAGGAAAACGAGCAGCTCTGGGTGGCCCGCCGCTCGGCCTTCGGGGCCGTGGCCCGGTTGCGCCCCTCCTGTCTGATCGAAGATGCCACTGTACCCGTAAGTGTCTTGACTGCGACCATCAAAAAGGTCAAA is a window of Deltaproteobacteria bacterium DNA encoding:
- a CDS encoding FAD-binding protein, with protein sequence MLKPEVLEALSAIVGRERCKTSKEDLLTYGYDACIYEYLPDVVIFPKSTRETADIMKTALAHQVFVTPRGAGSGLGAESLAKQGGIVICFSMMNRILEINRANRYAVVEPGVVIADLQKAVEGVGLFYPPDPGSAAVATMGGAVAMNAGGMRGVKYGVTRDYLLGLEMVLPSGEVMTTGTVTAKDVTGYDLTRLICGSEGTLALVTRITVRLLPRPKAKRTLQAVYDSIDRAGDTVSRIIEAGIIPATLELMDRMVIKALEESAHLGLPLDAEAILLIDVDGDPETVERQAALVAEFCKSQGAREVRVSSSEKENEQLWVARRSAFGAVARLRPSCLIEDATVPVSVLTATIKKVKEICARNQVQVAVLAHAGDGNLHPLMLFDQRNREELERVEKSMDEIVDYALSVGGTLSGEHGIGITKAKYLPKQLSPTSLRIMRAIKRTFDPQGILNPGSFLEKTQGNN